The following coding sequences lie in one Pseudomonas monsensis genomic window:
- a CDS encoding HAD family phosphatase, whose translation MSHAETLPFAEPGLTAVLFGLSGCLVDFGARAQQHSGVLPEHVEATPGALDSLHSLQRQQIPCAWLDELPPALTQALAAALPAWIKPAQHSATLNPWPSPNACWQALMELNVASLDGCVLVSGEPRLLQAGLNAGLWTIGLASCGSLCGLAPSEWQALTQKEREQRRGKATVQLFSLGVHSVIDHLGELDTCLADIRLRRLKGEKP comes from the coding sequence ATGTCACATGCCGAAACCTTGCCCTTCGCCGAGCCCGGTCTGACCGCCGTCCTGTTCGGTCTCAGCGGTTGCCTGGTGGATTTCGGTGCCCGCGCGCAACAACACAGCGGCGTCCTGCCCGAACACGTCGAAGCCACACCCGGTGCGCTCGACAGCCTGCACAGTTTGCAGCGCCAACAGATTCCCTGTGCGTGGCTCGATGAACTGCCCCCTGCCCTCACTCAAGCGCTGGCGGCTGCGCTGCCGGCCTGGATCAAACCTGCACAACACTCGGCAACCCTCAATCCGTGGCCGTCGCCCAACGCTTGCTGGCAAGCGCTGATGGAGCTGAACGTCGCCAGCCTGGACGGCTGCGTGCTGGTCAGCGGCGAACCGCGCCTGCTGCAAGCGGGCCTGAATGCCGGATTGTGGACGATTGGCCTGGCCTCCTGCGGCTCACTGTGCGGCCTGGCGCCGAGCGAATGGCAGGCGCTGACGCAGAAAGAACGCGAACAACGGCGCGGCAAAGCGACCGTGCAACTGTTCAGCCTCGGGGTGCATTCGGTGATTGATCATCTGGGTGAGCTCGACACCTGCCTGGCAGACATCCGCCTGCGTCGCCTCAAAGGTGAAAAGCCCTGA
- a CDS encoding DUF4404 family protein, which translates to MPAQELQKQLDTLREQLEQNPPLSEAEREDLHALMAQIESEIKLESATQYASIADGVNLAVERFEVEHPTIAGTLRNIFNALGSMGI; encoded by the coding sequence ATGCCCGCTCAAGAACTGCAGAAACAACTCGATACCCTGCGCGAGCAACTGGAGCAGAATCCACCGCTGTCCGAAGCAGAGCGTGAAGATCTGCATGCCCTGATGGCGCAGATCGAATCGGAAATCAAACTGGAGAGCGCCACGCAGTACGCCAGCATCGCTGATGGCGTGAACCTGGCGGTGGAACGCTTTGAAGTGGAACACCCGACTATTGCCGGCACCCTGCGCAATATCTTCAATGCGCTGGGCAGCATGGGGATCTGA
- the queF gene encoding NADPH-dependent 7-cyano-7-deazaguanine reductase QueF (Catalyzes the NADPH-dependent reduction of 7-cyano-7-deazaguanine (preQ0) to 7-aminomethyl-7-deazaguanine (preQ1) in queuosine biosynthesis) → MHPAAEHSPLGKSSEYIATYTPSLLFPIPRTAKWAELGLTADTLPYEGVDFWNCFELSWLLPSGKPVVAIGEFSIPADSPNIIESKSFKLYLNSLNQTPFADIAALEATLVKDLSAAAGKPVGVRVRSLKEVEAEGVVALPGVCIDDLDISVSNYEHPRPELLRCDNSRVVEESVHSHLLKSNCPVTSQPDWGSVVVQYRGAALDHASLLEYIVSFRQHSDFHEQCVERIFLDLQRLLKPEKLTVFARYVRRGGLDINPYRSTESVQLPNHRLVRQ, encoded by the coding sequence ATGCATCCCGCAGCCGAACATTCGCCGCTGGGCAAATCCAGCGAATACATCGCCACGTACACGCCGTCCCTGTTGTTCCCGATCCCGCGCACCGCGAAGTGGGCCGAACTGGGCCTGACCGCCGACACCCTGCCGTATGAAGGTGTGGATTTCTGGAACTGCTTCGAACTGTCGTGGCTGCTGCCGTCGGGCAAACCGGTGGTGGCGATTGGTGAGTTCAGTATTCCCGCCGATTCGCCGAACATCATCGAGTCGAAGTCGTTCAAGCTGTATCTGAACTCGCTGAACCAGACGCCGTTCGCCGACATCGCCGCGCTCGAAGCGACACTGGTCAAGGATCTGTCGGCGGCTGCCGGCAAACCGGTAGGCGTGCGGGTGCGCAGTCTGAAGGAGGTCGAAGCGGAAGGTGTCGTGGCGTTGCCCGGCGTGTGCATCGACGACCTCGACATCAGCGTCAGCAACTATGAGCATCCGCGTCCGGAACTGCTGCGTTGCGACAATTCGCGGGTTGTCGAAGAAAGCGTGCACAGCCATCTGCTCAAATCCAACTGCCCGGTCACCAGCCAGCCGGACTGGGGCAGTGTGGTGGTGCAATATCGCGGTGCGGCACTGGATCACGCCAGTCTGCTGGAGTACATCGTCAGCTTCCGCCAGCATTCGGACTTCCACGAACAGTGCGTGGAGCGGATTTTCCTCGACCTGCAGCGCCTGCTGAAGCCGGAGAAACTCACGGTATTTGCACGTTACGTGCGTCGCGGCGGTCTGGATATCAACCCGTATCGCAGTACTGAATCTGTACAACTGCCGAACCACCGTCTGGTCCGTCAATAA
- the copI gene encoding copper-resistant cuproprotein CopI → MFLRKSLALSACLLALSAPVWAAPAHTYDFGQPAPAAKATRSIEVVMGDMSFDPKAIQVKAGETVRFVLVNKGQLLHEFNLGDAAMHARHQQEMLQMQQSGMLTPTGMKHMSHDMAGMDHAAMGHGMKHDDPNSVLVEPGTTAELTWTFSKATSLEFACNIPGHYQAGMVGKLTVSQ, encoded by the coding sequence ATGTTTTTGCGCAAATCCCTGGCGCTGAGCGCCTGTTTGTTGGCGTTGAGCGCGCCGGTGTGGGCCGCGCCAGCGCACACCTATGACTTCGGTCAACCGGCACCGGCCGCCAAGGCCACCCGCAGCATCGAGGTGGTGATGGGCGATATGTCGTTCGATCCCAAGGCGATTCAGGTCAAGGCCGGTGAGACCGTTCGTTTTGTGCTGGTGAATAAAGGCCAGTTGCTGCATGAATTCAACCTGGGTGACGCGGCGATGCACGCCAGGCACCAGCAGGAAATGCTGCAGATGCAGCAAAGCGGCATGCTTACGCCGACCGGCATGAAGCACATGTCCCACGATATGGCGGGCATGGATCACGCCGCGATGGGCCACGGCATGAAGCACGACGACCCGAACAGTGTGCTGGTCGAACCGGGTACAACCGCGGAATTGACCTGGACCTTCAGCAAGGCCACCAGCCTGGAATTTGCCTGCAATATTCCCGGTCATTACCAGGCCGGCATGGTCGGCAAACTGACGGTCAGTCAGTAA
- a CDS encoding heavy metal response regulator transcription factor has protein sequence MKLLIVEDQAKTGQYLRQGLTEAGFNTELVADGNSGQHLALSGDYALLILDVMLPGRSGWQILQAVRSAGLDTPVLFLTARDAVEDRVHGLELGADDYLVKPFAFSELLARVRSLLRRGSATPQETSLQLADLRLDLIRRRVERSGQRIDLTAKEFALLEMLLRRQGEVLPKSLIASQVWDMNFDSDTNVIEVAIRRLRLKIDDEFPNKLIHTVRGMGYVLEERGA, from the coding sequence ATGAAACTGTTGATCGTCGAAGACCAAGCGAAAACCGGCCAATACCTGCGCCAGGGCCTGACCGAGGCCGGTTTCAACACGGAACTGGTGGCCGACGGCAACAGCGGCCAGCACCTGGCGTTGAGTGGTGATTATGCGCTGTTGATCCTCGACGTGATGCTGCCCGGTCGCAGTGGCTGGCAGATTCTGCAAGCGGTGCGCAGCGCCGGACTGGATACCCCGGTCCTGTTTCTGACGGCCAGGGACGCCGTGGAAGACCGGGTGCACGGCCTTGAACTCGGCGCTGACGATTATCTGGTCAAGCCTTTCGCCTTCTCCGAACTGCTGGCCCGGGTACGCAGCCTGTTGCGCCGCGGCAGCGCCACGCCACAGGAAACCAGCCTGCAACTGGCCGACCTGCGCCTAGACCTGATCCGCCGCCGGGTCGAGCGCAGTGGTCAGCGCATCGACCTGACCGCCAAGGAATTCGCCCTGCTGGAAATGCTCTTGCGCCGCCAGGGTGAAGTGCTGCCGAAGTCGCTGATCGCTTCGCAGGTCTGGGACATGAATTTCGACAGCGACACCAATGTCATCGAAGTGGCGATCCGCCGGTTGCGCCTGAAGATCGACGATGAGTTCCCGAACAAACTGATCCACACCGTGCGCGGCATGGGTTACGTGCTTGAAGAGCGTGGTGCCTGA
- a CDS encoding heavy metal sensor histidine kinase yields MRRLSLSSRLALLFAACTAVVSLFAGVLFNRASEAHFIELDQQQLDGKLIGLRRALQAVQPGTGEARLADEMSRQADLSLRITGSDGQRWYDSSTHIPKELPQQPGLATLHQDGTDYRVLNAPLYPDKSDSPQLTLLLDITHHQHFLQRMQHLIWLTVGLSALATALLGAWAARSGLRPLRRMSAVARGISAQSLNARLPEGQMPPELAEMAHSFNAMLGRLDDSFQRLSAFSADIAHELRTPLSNLLTHTQVTLTRPRPIEDYREALHSNLEELQWMAQLVNDMLYLAKADHGLLMPKREALELADESDVLLEFFAPLAEDAGVTLSREGNAQIKGDRSMLRRALSNLLDNALRFTPAAGSVHLSIVDQPHAVQVSVENSGDGISAELLPRLFDRFYRADPARQEGSSEHAGLGLAITQSIVRAHGGEIHCESEAGWTRFVIELPKGK; encoded by the coding sequence ATGCGCCGCTTGTCCTTGAGTTCGCGTCTGGCCCTGTTGTTTGCCGCGTGTACCGCCGTGGTCTCGCTGTTCGCCGGGGTGTTGTTCAACCGCGCCAGCGAGGCGCACTTTATCGAACTCGATCAGCAACAACTGGACGGCAAACTGATCGGCCTGCGCCGCGCCTTGCAGGCTGTCCAACCGGGCACCGGCGAAGCGCGGCTGGCGGATGAAATGAGCCGGCAGGCCGATCTGTCACTGCGCATCACCGGCAGCGACGGCCAACGCTGGTACGACAGCTCGACGCACATCCCCAAGGAGTTGCCGCAACAACCCGGGCTGGCAACCCTCCATCAGGATGGCACCGATTACCGCGTGCTCAACGCCCCGCTCTACCCGGACAAAAGCGATTCGCCGCAACTGACACTGTTGCTGGACATCACCCACCACCAACACTTCCTGCAACGCATGCAGCATCTGATCTGGCTGACCGTCGGCCTCTCGGCACTGGCCACCGCGCTGCTCGGCGCCTGGGCGGCACGCAGCGGCTTGCGACCTTTGCGGCGCATGAGCGCGGTGGCCCGTGGGATTTCCGCCCAATCGCTGAATGCCCGCCTGCCGGAAGGGCAAATGCCGCCCGAGCTTGCGGAAATGGCCCACAGCTTCAACGCCATGCTCGGACGCCTCGACGACTCGTTTCAACGGCTGTCGGCATTCTCGGCCGACATCGCCCATGAACTGCGCACGCCGCTGTCGAATCTGCTGACTCACACCCAGGTCACCCTCACCCGCCCACGGCCGATCGAGGATTACCGCGAAGCTCTGCACAGTAACCTCGAAGAACTGCAATGGATGGCGCAACTGGTCAACGACATGTTGTACCTGGCCAAGGCGGATCACGGTTTGTTGATGCCCAAGCGTGAGGCGCTGGAACTGGCGGACGAGAGCGACGTGTTGCTGGAGTTTTTCGCGCCACTGGCCGAGGACGCCGGAGTGACGCTGAGTCGCGAGGGTAACGCGCAGATAAAAGGTGATCGCAGCATGCTGCGTCGGGCCTTGTCGAATTTGCTGGATAACGCGCTGCGCTTTACCCCGGCGGCGGGCAGCGTGCACCTGTCCATTGTCGATCAGCCGCACGCCGTGCAGGTGTCGGTCGAAAACAGTGGTGACGGGATTTCAGCCGAACTGTTGCCGCGGTTGTTCGACCGCTTTTATCGCGCAGATCCGGCGCGGCAGGAAGGCAGCAGCGAGCATGCGGGGTTGGGGCTGGCGATTACGCAATCGATCGTCCGGGCCCATGGTGGGGAGATTCATTGCGAATCAGAAGCGGGATGGACGCGGTTTGTGATCGAGTTGCCCAAGGGGAAATGA
- a CDS encoding lipoprotein-releasing ABC transporter permease subunit codes for MFRPLSIFIGTRYTRAKRRNRFVSFISMTSMIGLALGVLAMIVVLSVMNGFQREMSSRILGMVPHATIVGVKPIDDWQPVAAAAMKNPEVTAAVPFTEMEGMLSYKGLMQPIQISGIDPAQEGKVSIVAQHIVQGRLDALKPGEFGVVIGEITARRFRLNVGDKLTLIVPEVSTAPGGITPRMQRLNVVGVFKVGAELDGSMGLIHMADAATMQHWEPNQVQSVRLAVKDLYAAPKVSSDIATGLGAEFKADDWTHTQGSLFSAMKMEKTMIGLLLLMIVAVAAFNIIATLIMVVNDKGADIAILRTIGATPRQIMAIFMVQGTVIGIVGTLIGGVLGVIAALNVSEMVGWVERVTGQHIFSSDVYFVSNLPSELQGGDVLLICSAGFILSFLATLYPAWRAAKIEPAHALRYS; via the coding sequence ATGTTCAGACCGTTATCGATCTTTATCGGCACGCGCTATACCCGCGCCAAGCGCCGCAATCGCTTTGTTTCGTTCATTTCGATGACCTCGATGATCGGCCTCGCCCTCGGCGTGCTGGCGATGATCGTGGTGTTGTCGGTGATGAACGGCTTCCAGCGCGAAATGAGCTCGCGCATCCTCGGCATGGTGCCCCACGCGACCATCGTCGGCGTCAAGCCGATTGATGACTGGCAGCCGGTGGCCGCCGCCGCGATGAAAAATCCCGAAGTCACGGCCGCCGTACCGTTCACCGAGATGGAAGGCATGCTGTCCTACAAGGGCTTGATGCAGCCGATCCAGATCAGCGGCATCGACCCGGCCCAGGAAGGCAAAGTGTCGATTGTGGCGCAGCACATCGTGCAGGGGCGTCTCGATGCCCTGAAGCCGGGCGAGTTTGGTGTGGTGATCGGTGAAATCACCGCGCGGCGCTTTCGCCTCAACGTTGGCGACAAGCTGACCCTGATCGTGCCGGAAGTCAGCACCGCACCGGGCGGCATCACCCCGCGCATGCAACGGCTGAATGTGGTCGGTGTGTTCAAGGTCGGCGCTGAGCTGGATGGCTCCATGGGCCTGATCCACATGGCCGATGCGGCAACCATGCAGCACTGGGAACCGAATCAGGTGCAAAGCGTGCGGCTGGCGGTCAAAGACTTGTACGCCGCACCGAAAGTGTCTTCGGACATCGCCACAGGCCTTGGCGCCGAGTTCAAGGCTGACGACTGGACCCACACCCAGGGCAGCCTGTTCAGCGCCATGAAAATGGAAAAAACCATGATCGGCCTGCTGTTGCTGATGATCGTCGCCGTGGCGGCGTTCAACATCATCGCGACGTTGATCATGGTGGTGAACGACAAAGGCGCGGACATCGCAATCCTGCGCACCATTGGCGCCACGCCCCGGCAGATCATGGCGATCTTCATGGTGCAGGGCACGGTGATTGGCATCGTCGGCACCCTCATTGGCGGCGTACTGGGGGTGATCGCCGCGCTGAATGTCAGTGAGATGGTCGGCTGGGTCGAGCGGGTAACCGGGCAGCATATCTTCAGCTCCGACGTGTATTTCGTCAGCAATCTGCCGTCGGAATTGCAGGGTGGGGATGTGCTGTTGATCTGTTCGGCGGGCTTTATTCTGAGCTTCCTGGCGACGCTGTATCCGGCATGGCGGGCGGCGAAGATCGAGCCGGCTCATGCATTGAGATATTCCTGA
- the lolD gene encoding lipoprotein-releasing ABC transporter ATP-binding protein LolD has product MSESGMSEQAILSCRNLGKSYEEGPESVEVLAGLQLELHPGERVAIVGKSGSGKSTLLNLLGGLDTPTQGSVWLDGEELSALSEKKRGLLRNRALGFVYQFHHLLPEFTALENVCMPLLIGKTAIPEARQRATALLERVGLGHRLEHKPAELSGGERQRVAIARALVNNPGLVMLDEPTGNLDSHTAEGIQDLMLELSTSMRTAFLVVTHDMNLARQMDRVLQLQEGCLTPI; this is encoded by the coding sequence ATGAGTGAGTCGGGCATGAGTGAACAAGCAATCCTGAGCTGTCGCAACCTGGGCAAATCCTACGAGGAAGGCCCGGAATCGGTGGAAGTGCTGGCCGGTCTGCAACTGGAGTTGCACCCGGGCGAGCGTGTGGCGATCGTCGGCAAATCCGGTTCGGGCAAAAGTACTTTGCTCAACCTGCTCGGCGGCCTCGATACGCCGACCCAGGGCAGCGTCTGGCTCGACGGCGAAGAGTTGTCGGCCCTGAGCGAGAAGAAGCGTGGCCTGCTGCGTAACCGTGCCCTCGGGTTCGTGTACCAGTTCCACCACTTGCTGCCGGAATTCACGGCGCTGGAGAACGTCTGCATGCCGCTGCTGATCGGCAAGACCGCGATCCCTGAGGCGCGCCAGCGCGCCACGGCCTTGCTGGAGCGAGTCGGCCTCGGGCACCGTCTGGAGCACAAACCGGCCGAGTTGTCCGGTGGCGAGCGTCAGCGTGTGGCCATTGCCCGCGCCCTGGTGAACAACCCGGGTCTGGTGATGCTCGACGAGCCCACCGGCAACCTCGACTCCCACACCGCCGAAGGCATTCAGGACCTGATGCTGGAGCTGAGCACGTCGATGCGCACGGCGTTCCTGGTGGTGACTCACGACATGAACCTGGCTCGTCAGATGGATCGCGTCCTGCAGTTGCAGGAAGGCTGCCTGACGCCTATCTGA
- a CDS encoding lipoprotein-releasing ABC transporter permease subunit, with product MFRPLFVFIGTRYTRAKRRNHFVSFISLTSMIGLALGVVVMIVVLSVMNGFDHEMRTRVLGMVPHATIESTEPINDWQGLAAKVKQNPQVTAVAPFTQMQGLLTNNGQVSKVLLNAIDPALERNVSIIDNFMQQGKLDDLTPGSFGIVIGDKAATKLGVGIGDKITFVAPEVSLTPAGMFPRMKRFTVVGIFHVGAGELDGYLGVTNLQDLAKMHRWKPDQVQGIRLKFDDLFQAPRVAWNIAQQLGEDHYYARDWTRTHGNLYQAIRMEKAMIGLLLLLIVAVAAFNIISTLVMVVNDKKGDIAILRTLGATPGTIMRTFMVQGTVIGVVGTAIGAVVGIFAALNVSAAISALEGLIGHKFLNADVYFIDYLPSQVQSQDVVMVCAAALVLSFLATLYPAWRAARTQPAEALRYE from the coding sequence ATGTTCAGACCTCTCTTCGTATTTATCGGCACGCGTTATACCCGTGCAAAGCGTCGCAATCATTTTGTGTCATTCATTTCCCTGACTTCGATGATCGGGCTCGCCCTTGGCGTGGTCGTGATGATCGTGGTGCTCTCGGTGATGAACGGCTTCGATCATGAGATGCGCACCCGTGTGCTGGGCATGGTGCCCCACGCGACCATCGAATCCACCGAGCCGATCAACGATTGGCAAGGCCTGGCCGCCAAGGTCAAGCAGAACCCGCAGGTGACGGCCGTTGCGCCATTCACCCAGATGCAGGGCCTGCTGACCAATAACGGTCAGGTGTCCAAGGTGTTGCTCAACGCCATCGACCCTGCGCTCGAGCGCAATGTGTCGATCATCGACAACTTCATGCAGCAGGGCAAACTCGACGATCTGACGCCGGGCAGCTTCGGCATTGTGATCGGCGACAAGGCCGCGACCAAGCTCGGGGTGGGCATCGGTGACAAGATCACCTTCGTCGCACCGGAGGTCAGTCTGACCCCGGCGGGGATGTTCCCGCGTATGAAGCGCTTCACCGTGGTCGGCATTTTCCATGTCGGCGCTGGTGAGCTCGACGGTTACCTCGGCGTGACCAACCTGCAGGATCTGGCGAAGATGCACCGCTGGAAACCTGATCAGGTGCAGGGCATCCGCCTGAAGTTCGACGACCTGTTCCAGGCGCCGCGTGTGGCGTGGAACATCGCCCAGCAACTCGGTGAAGACCATTATTACGCCCGCGACTGGACCCGTACCCACGGCAATCTGTATCAGGCCATCCGCATGGAAAAAGCCATGATCGGCCTGTTGTTGCTGCTGATCGTCGCCGTGGCTGCGTTCAACATCATTTCCACGCTGGTGATGGTGGTCAACGACAAGAAGGGCGACATCGCCATTCTGCGCACATTGGGCGCCACGCCGGGCACGATCATGCGCACGTTCATGGTGCAGGGCACTGTGATCGGCGTGGTCGGCACGGCGATCGGTGCCGTGGTGGGGATTTTCGCCGCGCTCAACGTCAGCGCGGCGATCTCGGCCCTCGAAGGGCTGATCGGCCATAAATTCCTGAATGCCGACGTGTATTTCATTGATTACCTGCCGTCGCAGGTGCAGAGCCAGGACGTGGTCATGGTCTGTGCCGCTGCGTTGGTCCTGAGTTTCCTCGCCACCCTGTATCCCGCCTGGCGTGCCGCGCGCACCCAGCCGGCGGAGGCGTTACGTTATGAGTGA
- a CDS encoding PilZ domain-containing protein yields the protein MSTLDEEDRREYYRIEDTIALEIQPLSAPEAAGQEVLQDASPLFNLLSELHLSEFESQHLLRQISERDRAIAAFLKSQNKRIDLLSQVVALTVLGHIGEPQPVIISEGGIDFQHPTALATGAHLSVKLVLMPQALGLLLRARVTHCDRKGDGYDVGTEFEHLTDAQRQLLARYILQKQAQERRLAREQNESGI from the coding sequence ATGTCGACATTAGATGAAGAAGATCGCCGCGAATACTACCGTATCGAGGACACGATCGCACTGGAAATTCAGCCCCTGTCCGCTCCCGAAGCCGCAGGCCAGGAAGTGTTGCAGGATGCTTCCCCGCTCTTCAACCTGCTCAGTGAACTGCACCTGAGTGAATTCGAGTCGCAACACCTGTTGCGCCAGATCAGCGAGCGCGACCGGGCCATCGCCGCGTTCCTCAAATCCCAGAACAAACGCATCGACCTGCTCAGCCAGGTGGTCGCCCTGACCGTGCTCGGCCACATCGGCGAGCCGCAACCGGTGATCATCTCCGAAGGCGGGATCGACTTTCAGCACCCGACCGCGCTTGCCACTGGCGCGCACCTGTCGGTGAAACTGGTGCTGATGCCGCAGGCGCTCGGCCTGTTGCTGCGCGCCCGCGTCACCCATTGCGATCGCAAGGGCGACGGCTACGACGTCGGCACCGAGTTCGAACACTTGACCGACGCCCAGCGCCAGTTGCTCGCGCGCTATATCTTGCAGAAGCAGGCCCAGGAACGACGCCTGGCCCGCGAACAGAACGAATCTGGCATCTAA
- a CDS encoding glycerophosphodiester phosphodiesterase, translating to MTLIYGHRGAKGEAPENTLTSFQECLKHGVRRCELDLHLSKDGELMVIHDPTLKRTTDRRGKVVEHTAAELVTYDARKGGPGWIKPCPIPTLEELFEQCDFEHWQLEVKSASRTRAATTVLTIREMAQRHGLLDKVTITSSSREVLKAALDLVPDVSRGLVAEYAWLDPLKVAANYGCEILALNWTLCTPERLQKAQRQGLHVSVWTVNEPALMRRLADFGVDSLITDFPGLATATLENC from the coding sequence GTGACCCTCATCTACGGCCACCGCGGCGCCAAGGGCGAAGCACCGGAAAATACCCTGACCAGTTTTCAGGAATGTCTCAAACACGGCGTGCGCCGTTGCGAACTGGACCTGCACCTGTCCAAGGACGGCGAGTTGATGGTCATCCACGACCCGACCCTCAAGCGCACCACCGACCGCCGTGGCAAGGTCGTCGAGCACACCGCCGCGGAACTTGTGACCTACGACGCGCGCAAGGGCGGCCCGGGCTGGATCAAGCCGTGCCCGATTCCAACGCTGGAAGAATTGTTTGAGCAGTGTGATTTCGAGCACTGGCAACTGGAAGTCAAAAGTGCGTCGCGCACCCGCGCTGCAACCACCGTGCTGACGATTCGCGAAATGGCCCAGCGCCATGGCTTGCTCGACAAGGTGACCATTACTTCGAGTTCGCGAGAAGTGCTGAAAGCGGCACTGGACCTGGTGCCGGACGTGTCACGCGGACTGGTAGCCGAATACGCCTGGCTCGACCCGTTGAAGGTCGCGGCCAACTATGGCTGTGAGATTCTGGCGCTGAACTGGACGCTGTGTACGCCGGAACGCCTGCAGAAGGCGCAGCGTCAGGGGCTGCATGTGTCGGTGTGGACCGTCAACGAGCCTGCGCTGATGCGCAGACTCGCCGACTTCGGCGTTGACAGCCTGATTACAGACTTTCCCGGTTTGGCCACTGCCACCCTCGAGAATTGCTGA
- the sthA gene encoding Si-specific NAD(P)(+) transhydrogenase gives MAVYNYDVVVLGSGPAGEGAAMNAAKAGRKVAMVDSRRQVGGNCTHLGTIPSKALRHSVRQIMQFNTNPMFRAIGEPRWFSFPDVLKSAEKVISKQVASRTGYYARNRVDVFFGTGSFADEQTIEVVCANGVVEKLVAKHIIIATGSRPYRPADIDFHHPRIYDSDTILSLGHTPRKLIVYGAGVIGCEYASIFSGLGVLVELVDNRGQLLSFLDSEISQALSYHFSNNNITVRHNEDYDRVEGVDNGVILHLKSGKKIKADALLWCNGRTGNTDQLGLENIGVKVNSRGQIEVDEAYRTCVPNIYGAGDVIGWPSLASAAHDQGRSAAGSIVDNGSWRFVNDVPTGIYTIPEISSIGKNEQELTQAKVPYEVGKAFFKSMARAQIAGEPQGMLKILFHRETLEVLGVHCFGYQASEIVHIGQAIMSQPGELNTLKYFVNTTFNYPTMAEAYRVAAYDGLNRLF, from the coding sequence ATGGCTGTCTACAACTACGACGTGGTGGTGTTGGGTTCCGGCCCGGCGGGAGAAGGCGCGGCAATGAACGCCGCCAAAGCAGGGCGCAAGGTCGCGATGGTCGACAGCCGTCGCCAGGTCGGCGGTAACTGCACCCACCTCGGTACCATCCCGTCCAAGGCCCTGCGTCACTCGGTGCGGCAGATCATGCAGTTCAACACCAACCCGATGTTCCGGGCGATCGGCGAACCGCGCTGGTTCTCCTTCCCGGACGTGTTGAAAAGCGCCGAGAAAGTCATTTCCAAACAAGTCGCTTCGCGTACCGGCTACTACGCCCGTAACCGCGTCGACGTGTTCTTTGGCACCGGCAGCTTCGCCGACGAGCAAACCATCGAAGTGGTCTGCGCCAACGGCGTGGTCGAGAAACTGGTGGCCAAGCACATCATCATCGCCACCGGTTCGCGCCCGTATCGCCCGGCGGACATCGATTTCCACCACCCGCGCATCTACGATAGCGACACCATCCTCAGCCTCGGCCACACCCCGCGCAAACTGATCGTTTACGGCGCCGGCGTGATCGGTTGCGAATACGCCTCGATCTTCAGTGGCCTTGGGGTATTGGTTGAGCTGGTGGACAACCGCGGTCAGTTGCTGAGCTTCCTCGACTCGGAAATCTCCCAGGCGCTGAGCTACCACTTCAGCAACAACAACATCACCGTGCGCCACAACGAAGATTACGATCGCGTTGAAGGCGTCGATAACGGCGTGATCCTGCACCTCAAATCCGGCAAGAAGATCAAGGCCGACGCCTTGCTCTGGTGCAACGGCCGTACCGGTAACACCGACCAGCTCGGTCTGGAAAACATCGGCGTCAAGGTCAACAGCCGTGGCCAGATCGAAGTCGACGAGGCCTACCGCACCTGCGTGCCGAACATCTACGGTGCCGGCGATGTGATCGGCTGGCCGAGCCTGGCCAGTGCCGCCCACGACCAGGGTCGTTCGGCAGCCGGCAGCATTGTCGATAACGGCAGCTGGCGCTTTGTGAATGACGTGCCGACCGGTATCTACACCATTCCGGAGATCAGCTCGATCGGCAAGAACGAGCAGGAGCTGACCCAGGCCAAGGTGCCGTACGAAGTCGGCAAGGCGTTCTTCAAGAGCATGGCGCGTGCACAGATCGCCGGCGAGCCGCAAGGCATGCTGAAGATCCTGTTCCACCGTGAAACCCTGGAAGTACTGGGCGTGCACTGCTTCGGTTATCAGGCGTCGGAGATCGTGCACATCGGTCAGGCAATCATGAGCCAGCCGGGTGAGTTGAATACGCTGAAGTACTTCGTCAACACCACGTTCAACTACCCGACCATGGCCGAAGCCTATCGGGTAGCGGCGTACGACGGCCTCAACCGGCTTTTTTGA